Within the Pseudomonas mendocina genome, the region GAGGGCGGCGCTGAGCCGGTCTGGGGCGTCGGTCATTCCCTTGGCGGCGTGCTGCACTATCACGCTGCCTTGCTGCGCCCCGAACTCTACCGTGGTGTGGTGATGCTCGACTCGCCGGTATTGACCCTGGCCGACCGCATGGTGATCCGTGCCGCCAAGCGCTTCGGGTTCATCGATCGCATCACCCCGGCCGGGCGTACGCTGGGGCGCCGTGAAGCGTTCGCCGACCTGCTCGAAGCGCGTAATTATTTTGCCGGCAAGAGCCTGTTCCGGCGTTTCGATCCCGAATGTCTGGATGCTTATGTCAGCCACGGTCTGCAAGCGGGAGCGCAGGGTTTGCGTTTGAAGTTCGATCCTGCCACCGAGATCAGCATCTACCGCAGCGTGCCGCACACCGCGCCGGGGCGGCCGCAGCAGCTTGCCGTACCGCTGGCCATGGTTCGAGGGCGTCACAGTCGCGTCGTGCTGCCGCATCATGCGCGTCTGCTCAAGCGCATGCCGCGAGCCGAATACCATCATCTGCCGGGTGGCCACATGTTTCCGCTGGAGCGCCCGCAGGCCACCG harbors:
- a CDS encoding alpha/beta fold hydrolase, which translates into the protein MPQPIFFAHANGFPSGTYGKLFAALAPEFQVQYLAQHGHDPRFPVNDNWSNLVDELIHHLEGGAEPVWGVGHSLGGVLHYHAALLRPELYRGVVMLDSPVLTLADRMVIRAAKRFGFIDRITPAGRTLGRREAFADLLEARNYFAGKSLFRRFDPECLDAYVSHGLQAGAQGLRLKFDPATEISIYRSVPHTAPGRPQQLAVPLAMVRGRHSRVVLPHHARLLKRMPRAEYHHLPGGHMFPLERPQATADLLRQLFGRWSANQEQSA